A stretch of the Elephas maximus indicus isolate mEleMax1 chromosome 3, mEleMax1 primary haplotype, whole genome shotgun sequence genome encodes the following:
- the NMNAT1 gene encoding nicotinamide/nicotinic acid mononucleotide adenylyltransferase 1, which produces MENSEKTEVVLLACGSFNPITNMHLRLFELAKDYMNGTGKYRVIKGIISPVGDAYKKKGLIPAHHRVIMAELATKNSKWVEVDTWESLQDEWVETAKVLRHHQEKLEASNSGNQQDSPSLERSGRKRKWTEQREDFSQKKPPQPKMKGMPEVKLLCGADFLESFGIPNLWKSEDIAQIVGGYGLICITRAGNDARKFIYESDVLWKHRSNIHLVNEWITNDISSTKIRRALRRGQSIRYLVPDLVQEYIEKHNLYSSESEDRNAGVILAPLERNTAEAKS; this is translated from the exons ATGGAAAATTCAGAGAAGACAGAGGTGGTTCTCCTTGCTTGTGGTTCCTTTAATCCCATCACTAACATGCACCTCAGGTTGTTTGAGCTGGCCAAGGACTACATGAATGGAACAG GAAAATACAGAGTtatcaaaggcatcatttctcctGTTGGTGATGCATATAAGAAGAAAGGACTCATCCCCGCCCATCACCGGGTTATCATGGCAGAGCTCGCCACCAAGAATTCAAAATGGGTGGAAGTTGACACATGGGAAAGTCTTCAGGATGAGTGGGTAGAGACTGCTAAAGTGCTAAG aCACCATCAAGAGAAACTGGAGGCTAGTAACTCTGGTAACCAGCAGGACTCACCTAGTCTGGAAAGGTCTGGACGAAAGAGGAAATGGACTGAACAAAGAGAAGATTTTAGTCAAAAGAAACCCCCACAACCAAAAATGAAAG GTATGCCAGAGGTGAAGTTGCTGTGCGGGGCAGATTTTTTGGAGTCTTTTGGCATTCCCAATTTGTGGAAGAGCGAGGATATCGCCCAAATTGTAGGAGGCTATGGGCTCATCTGTATTACCCGGGCTGGAAATGATGCTCGGAAATTCATCTACGAATCAGATGTGCTGTGGAAACACCGGAGCAACATTCACCTGGTGAACGAGTGGATCACCAATGACATCTCATCCACAAAGATCCGGCGAGCCCTCCGAAGGGGCCAGAGCATCCGCTACTTGGTGCCAGACCTAGTCCAGGAATACATTGAGAAGCATAATTTGTACAGCTCAGAGAGTGAAGACAGGAATGCTGGGGTTATTCTGGCTCCTCTGGAGCGAAACACTGCAGAAGCTAAGTCATGA